DNA sequence from the Cricetulus griseus strain 17A/GY unplaced genomic scaffold, alternate assembly CriGri-PICRH-1.0 unplaced_scaffold_479, whole genome shotgun sequence genome:
AGATGAGAGCTGCCTTCCTAGGCCTGGTGAGTGTCGAGcagctgtgggggaggggctcagaATGCCTCACACTGACCCTCTAGCCTCCACACTCCTGTCCTCTCAGAGCAGGCCCGCTGCCGAGGGGAGCAGATCTCGGGCACCGTGGGCTGGTGGGGGCCAGCCCCTGTCTTCGTGACTTCCCTGGAGGCCTGTGTCACCCAGAGCTTCCTGCCTGGCCTGCACCTGCTCACCTTCCAGCAGCCACCCAACGCCTCTCAGCCTGACAAGGTGGGGGCCAGATGGACCCGGGGATGGAGTTGACAGTTATGGACCTAGCATTGTTTCTTTTCAGATGAGTCTTTTGCGGGGGCAGCACTGGGATTGGAACccggggctttgtgcatgctaaataTTCACGCCACCACTGGGCACTCTCTAGGCAAGCGCTCAGCCTAGATTCAcagattatgtatttatttacttcttattttgagacagtgtgttggccagacttgcctggaactcactgtgttccTAACAGATATATCTTTGTCCCTAGCTCCCCTGTAGGTGAAATGGCAATACCGTGCCTTGAGgcactcctccccaccccccttcaGGAGTATGAGTGCTCCTGTcagcctgcagaccagaagagggcatcagatcccattacagatggttgtgagccactctgtgggtgctgggaattgaactcgggacctctgaaagagcagccagtgcttttaatctctgagccttctctccagaccatttttttttttttaatttgagtgaAACAACACATAAAGTTTACCAGAATTACTTAGTACAATGAAAAGATTGTAGAacaagctggacatggtggtgcacacctttcatcccagcactcgggaggcagaggcaggtggatctctgtgagtttgagaccagcctggtctccagagtgagttctaagacaccCAGAGCTATATAGGGAAAACttctcaaacaaaaaaagattgtaGGACAATATTTTTGTCATTCCTAAATCAACTCTAGATTTATTTTCTAACTGTTCCCTGCCTGGTCTTCCCTGAACCCCTTGGCCCCTGAATTTGCCAACTGTGGATGGACATTTATATAAATGGAGTCATGTAATCTGTGGCTTCCATGTCCGGCTTCTTTCACCTAGCATAATGACTTTAGGGCTCCTTTGTGCTGTGACTCCACTAGGAAATGGGCTTCAAGATGGACATGCTAGCATGTATCcgtgatgccagcacttgggaaggaagctaaggcaggTCAGCCTGTACTAGATAGTAAGagtcttatctcaaaaacaaaacaaaaatccagagtGAGCACTGGTGGAGAAGGCACAGTGGCCGGAACGTGAAGCAGCTGGGAAGTGATGAGGCAAATTCCgacactcagcttgctttctgtctttgtttccaccTCAGCTCACACAGTCTAGCGGTTCCCTCACACACATGCTTGGAAGTTCGCCTCTAGATGTTTCTGAATCCTGCCTGTCAAGCTGTCGGTCATTGACCACCACAAACCAGGTTGTGGCAATGCTCCCGCCTCCGTGCTGGCATCAAAGACAGGCGCGACCAGACTCAGTCTGCTTTGTCTTAATATATCCAAACATGCTTTCCCACAACTGATCTTAGGAAATACTTCTTCTCTTTTTCGTGAGTTGGTattgcttttgagacagtcttgatATATTACCCAGGCTAGCCCTGATAGCCTAGACTCCCGTGACCTTCCTTTGGCTGCCTCCTGAGTAACTGGCACTGTAAGGTTCATACCCCTGGgtgcccctctcccctccctgaggAGCCTAGGCAGGCCTTGGGCTTGCTGTGTACCTGGGACTGATCCGTTTTCCTCCACCTCCCGGGGACAGGAGTTACAAGCCTCTGCCACTGTGCCAGCTGGAGCTTCTTATTTTGGATGGTTATGTAATATTCTAGTTATGTTTAAATGCTATACTGCTGTGTGTTTAGTTATTTGTTTTGGAGATAAGGTCtagctatgtagtccagactggcctcagtcctgcctgagtcccaagtgctgggtttgtAGGTGTGGTCCAGCAAGTCCAGGTCCTGTAAGTTACATAAACAGTCTCCAGTGGTGGGCACTTGGGTTGTTCTGCTCTGCTGTTACAGAGTCACACCCTAGCAAGTAAACCTTGTGCTGTGTCGTCACCAGGAGTGTCGGGCCTAGCCTTGGAAGGACTGCCGGGAAAGCAGGGAGCTGAGAACTAAGATGCCAGAGGTTCCCGTCTCCAAGTTTAAaagacatctttttgttttgtttgtgtttgagataGACGCTTACTCTGTAACCGTGGGTAGCCTGGAACTCccaatgtagaccaggttggcttggaactcacagctAACTCCTTACTTCTGTCTCCCATGTGTTGGTATTAAGGGTGGATGCCACCATCCCTGGGTAGTTTtggaaaaatttttaaatgtattctgagtatgtgtgcacatgtaggtcagaggacagctttgtggagatGGCTGTCTTCTTCCAACTTAcgtaggttctggggactgaactcaggtctgcagGCTTTCATGGCAGCCACCTTTACCCCACAAGGCATCTTGCTGGCCCCCAGTCTTTGGAGTTTTAGTATGACCTGAAGATGAGGTTGGGTTGGGAACCTGTGTATACTGTCTTAATTTGGTCTTGACACTTTTTCCAGAGAGATGATGGGCAAGCTGCCTAATCTCAGTGCCCTGTCTGAGTTTCTCATTGGTGAAGATTATCTAGCTTGTCTTCTCTGGTTCTGGTGTGGCTAAGGGGTGTGGGTACTTAGCAACAATCCAGAGAGGgacttacatatacatatatctctGAATGGTACAGGTCTCCATTGTCCGAAGCACAACTATCACCTTGACACCCAGCCCGGAAACAGATGTGTCCCTGGTCTACCGAGGCTTCATCCACCCTCTGCTGCCAGGAGGGCCAGGTGGCCCtggggctgaggatgtggctgtGTGGGCTCGGGCCCAGCGCCTCCATGTCTTGGCCAGGATGGCCAAAGGCCCGGACACTGAGAACATGGTGAGGGATTTTAGAATATTCTGAGGTGATTTTTTTGGTAAATATGGTCATGAGTATGATTCAGGGCATTTTTGGTGATGTCAGGGTTCTGGGGGACAGTGGGGAGCATTCAGACATGGGGTGTACcctgagaagaagaagaaggggccTATGGAGTTTTCAACTGTGAACAGAATTTGGGGGAATTCTGGGGAGCACAGGGTAGGCTTGAGTGACAAGTGGAATTTCCCTGAGGAGGGGGTGGGTCGTGGGGAGGAGTGGCGGCTTCCTACAATCCAAGGGTCCCTGAGGCCCTCTTCCTCCCAGGAAGAGCTGGGGTCCTTGGAGGGGAAATCGGGTGTTCAAAGGAGGAGCGTGGAGAGGTCTGAAGTCTGTTGCTTGCTGGCTCTGCTGCAGGAGGAGGTGGGGCGCTGGGTGGCTCAGCAAGAGAAGGAGACACGGCGGCTGCAGCGCCCTGGCTCTACTCGTCTCTTCCCACTGCCCGGGAGAGGCCACAAGTATGCAGTGGAGATCCGAGGCCAGCTCAATGGCTCGGCAGGCCCTGGGCACAGTGAGCTCACTCTCCTGTGGGATCGGACTGGAGTGCCAGGAGGCAGCGTGAGTGTCTAGCCTCCTACTCTATTGCTAGGCTCTGGGCTTCCCAAGTTATAAACAACAAAATCCTAATCACTTGATCCTGACCTTGACTCTTGGCTTCAACTTTAGACATCACCTTGAACCCACCAGATTCTAACATTTGATTCCAGGCCCCGATATGATATCCATATTCTTTTTTTGGAAGATGctaggatggaacccagggccttgtgcattctAGCAAGTgctcaccactgagccacgcccccagcccctcactgggggattctaggcaggggctctaccactgagccaccccccagcccctcactgggggattctaggcaggggctctaccactgagccacacccccagcccctcactgggggattctaggcaggggctctaccactgagccacaccccagcccctcactgggggattctaggcaggggctctaccactgagccacgccccagcccctcactgggggattctaggcaggggctctaacCCTGTGTCCGCTCCCCCTGAACCTCTCATTTGTGGatcctaggcaagtgctttactccTGAGGTGTACCCAATCCCCACTCATATTCTGTCCTCTGCTCAGATCTGACTCCTTCCCAGATCCCTGCCCTTCATACTTTGACCTTTAGTCTCTAGAATCCTTTAGACCCTGGTCCCTTTCCTGTGCCAATTTCCCAAATCTCCATTGTAGTTCTCATGCTGTGTCCAAACCCTTAGCTGCAGTCGTCATCTCTGATTGACTCCTGTCCTGTGTGCTGCCCCAGGAgatctccttcttcttcctggaGCCCTACCGCTCTTCAGCCTGCACCTCCTACTCCTCCTGTCTGGGCTGCCTGGCCGATCAGGGCTGCGGCTGGTGCCTCAACAGTGACACCTGTCACCTGCGACAGGGGAGGGCCCACTGTGAGGATGATGGGACCGGCGAGTCCCTCCTGGTGCTGGTACCTGCCCTCTGTCCACTCTGTGAGGAGCATCGTGACTGCCATGCCTGCACCCAGGTGTCTACTGGGATAGGTTCCCTGAGAGGCGGCACAGACAGTCGGGGGCCCTGGTGAGGGCAGATAGCTGGGACCATTGTCCTCGGTCTCTCAGAATTCAGTAGGCAGCAGAGGAAGCGGGGCTGGGAGAGATGGGTGCTGGGGAGTCGAGGTCAGAGGTCAAAAAAACCGCTGAGCATTCTTCACCAGCGGGAGCCTGGAGTAGGTGGACAGGCCTGCTAGCTCCAGCTGGGGACATCCGGCCTCCTCTGCTCTGCTGCCTATTTCTAGGGAGAGTTTGTTCTTGTGACCTGCAGGGAGGCCATGACCCAGCCTCTTCTTGTCATTCAGTCCCATGCAGAGCTGGTTTCATTGGCTAGAAAttgatctttttttccttttgatactCAATCTTGCCATCTAGCCTGGGttggcctctacctcccaagtgctgagatcccTGGCATGTGGTGCCATGCTGGACTCCCAGTTGGGTTTTGTGTTGGCTCCTGTCTAGTGATGGAGATTGGGAAAGTGTATGCCCCATttgcccttctccccccccccacctgccccccactcGTGACAGAACAGCTGTTATCCAAAGAAGAGTGAGAGCTAGGTAGACAGACACATGGCTGTGGCTGAAGGTGGTTGCAGGGGGCTAGGGGCAGGAGGGAATGGCAGTGGGTTTTGGGCAGATGAGGGCTGAGCTTTGACCTTGTCCCCGCCACCCCAGGACCCCTTTTGTGAGTGGCATCAGAGCACCAGCCGCAAAGGGGATGCAGCATGCAGCCGGCGAGGCCGGGGCCGAGGTGCCCTGAAGAACCCAGAGGAGTGCCCCCCACTCTGCAGCCAGTGAGCCCAGCTAGGTCTGGGAGGGAAGGGGGATGCATGGGGGTATGGGCCACGGTGACCTGGCCCTGCTTTCCCCCCAGACGCCTGACCTGCGAAGACTGCCTGGCCAACTCTAGccagtgtgcctggtgccagtcCACACACACCTGCTTCCTGTTTGCTGCCTACCTAGCCCGGTACCCACACGGGGGCTGCCgaggctgggatgacaggtacGCTCCAAGGGTGGGGCTGATGAGATGGAGTTCCCAACCAGGGGAGTGTCCTGTGCTCTGACCCCTAGCACTGACCTCCTTTGCAGTGTGCATTCAGAGCCGCGGTGCAGGAGCTGCGGTGGCTTCCTGACTTGTCATGAGTGTCTGCAGAGCCATGAGTGTGGCTGGTGTGGCAACGAAGACAACCCCACTCTGGGACGGTGAGGGACCTGGCTGGTTGGGTGGGACTCCTGGACCTCCCTGCTAAGTGATTTTAACGACTGGTTTCTCTGCCCCTTTGTCCTGCCCTACATCCTGTAACTGCCCTTGGTCCCTTATTGCAACCAACTGTTTTCTCCTTtacttttcctctctctgctttcttccatctttctgttttctgtctgtcccCATCTCTGTCATGGTTCCCGTCTGTCTCCTATTTCTATATTGTACCCCTTTTGATCTCTCACTCCACAGGTGCCTACAAGGGGACTTCTCTGGACCCCTGGGTGGGGGAAACTGCTCCCTGTGGGTGGGAGAGGGCCTGGGGCTGCCTGTGGCCCTCCCTGCCCGCTGGGCTTATGCCCGCTGTCCAGATGTGGATGAATGTCGCCTGGGCCTGGCAAGGTGTCACCCACGGGCAACCTGCCTGAACACACCTCTCAGCTATGAGTGTCACTGCCAGCGTGGCTACCAGGGCGATGGCATCACACACTGTAACCGCACGTGAGTGAGATGTGGGTTGCTATAGAAAGGTTGCCTCAGGGCTGGAGCTCAAGATCGAGGGAGGAAGCCATCATGGTAGTGGACTCTCAGTAGAACCCAGTTAGCACGGAGTtttcactttgcagaccaggacCTCAGTGGAATGGCAGGGTGCCCAGGGTAACCCTTTTACCATAGAAGCAGGATGTGCCTGGGTTTGGGGCCGTAGCCTCCGGAATTGCCTTGGAGATTGAAGAGGACCTACTTGGAAGGGAGTTTTCACAGTGGTGCTGTGTGGTTTCTATGGAGACAGTTATCCCCACGTGTGATAGGGTTGCCTTGGAAACAGGCTCACTCGCAGAGCCCAGGACCATGGAAAGAAGCAGCCACTTGTGACAGTGTTACAGTGGGTGGAGATGATGGGGTACTTGAGGGCTTACATCCCCCCAGCCCTTTTCCACCCCTGCCATGATTCTTCAGGTGTCTGGAAGACTGTGGCCATGGTGTGTGTAGCGGTCCCCCAGACTTCACTTGTGTGTGTGACCTCGGTTGGACCTCTGATCTGCCCCCACCCACACCTGCCCCAGGACCCCCTCCCCCACGTTGCTCTCGGGACTGTGGCTGCAACTTTCACAGCCACTGCCGCAGGCGGGGACCTGGCTTCTGTGATGAGTGCCAGGGTAAGCCACCACGGTCCGAGTCTCATGCAACAGCCTTGTTGGGTGGGGGCCCTCCTTCCTTTTCAGGACTCCggcttcttcctttctgagtCTCCCCTCAGGCTCTGCTGCCACCTCCTACCCCAGTCCCTTACTCCTGTCCCATCTCTCTGGTCCGGCCTCACTCTCCTCTTTTGGGACTTGCCTATCTTCCCTGGGCCTGGGCCTTGTTTGACTCTTTGAAGCAGCTTGGGAGGGGGTCTGGGCCCCTTCCTGTCCTTGCTCCTGACTTTGTGTCCTACCTGCTGGGACCTCCACAGATTGGACGTGGGGGGAACATTGTGAACGGTGCCGGCCTGGCAGTTTTGGCAACGCAACAGGCTCTGGTGGCTGCCGACCCTGCCAATGCAACGGGCATGGAGACCCACGCCGTGGCCACTGTGATAACCTCAGTGGGCTCTGCTTCTGCCAGGACCATACTGAGGGGGCCCATTGTCAGATCTGCTCTCCAGGGTACTATGGAGACCCCCGGTAAGTCGAGAGCCTGCAGGGCTGGGCAGAGAGGGCCAGACAGGGCTGGTCTGACACCGTCTCCCCTCTATTCTGCAGAGCTGGTGGCTCCTGCTTCCGGGAATGTGGGGGTCGTGCCCTCCTCACCAACGTGTCCTCAGTGGCTCTGGGCTCCCGCCGCTTTGGGGGACAGCTGCCTCCAGGTGGTGGGGCAGCAAGAGCTGGACCCGGCCTGTCCTATTGTGTGTGGGTTGTCTCGGCCACGGAAGAGCTACAGCCCTGTGCTCCTGGGGTCCTCTGTCCGCCACTCACCCTCACCTTCTCTCCAGACAGCAGCACCCCCTGCACAGTGAGCACTGAGGGGACCAGGGTTCCGTTTATCAGCCAGAACCATGTCCCCTTCTCAATCTGGATCCCCGAATAATGTCGCTGGTCTGTCTGTTTGATGCTACATGTCTAAAACTGTTCATTGGGTCAACCAGGCCTTTGTTCTAGGCTTTAAGATCCTCCCATTTGCCAGTTCCCTTTCTATTTCCTGAGCTCCTGCCTCTCATTCTTCAGGTCCTCCAACACTTCCTCCCAGACCAGCCATGGTCAGTTCTTACAATTCGTGTGCCTACGCTGATTCACTAGTAATGGTTTCCACTACTGTGTATTGAGGAAGAGGTTTGGTGCCAGAGTACTGTCTGTGCTAATCAACACATGGGGTTGGAGGGGCAGCCTCCATTACAGACGTAAGGCTCTACCCCTAGACCTGGGTTGCTCTTTCGTGTTCTCTCTCTGGTATAGGCTCTTACCATGGAGCCTAGACTCATAGGGAACTCACTGTCCTGCccggcctctccctccctcatagCTGAGATTGGAAGCACATTCCCCTGCCCTCTCCCGTAGCTCTTGATTCTGTTCCTTTTCAGCTGAGCTACGTCCTGGCCTTTGATGGATTCCCACGCTTCCTGGACACTGGTGTGGTGCAGTCAGACCGGAGCCTCATAGCTGCCTTCTGTGGCCAGCGGCGGGACAGACCCCTCACTGTGCAGGCTTTATCTGGTATGGGGGTGTGAGGGAGTGGAATTGGTTTGTCTTGGCCTTCTTCCTTACCCttcagtgttggggatggaaTCCAGTCCAGGGCCCCTTAGGTGCTAGGCATACTCTCTCCCACTGAGCCCCGCTTGGAGCCCTCACTGGTGGATTCCAGCCAAGTgttctctctccagctccatctcaGCCCTCGTTCTGAGCTTTTAAAAGCCTTTCTTCTTAAACTGGGCTCTATATCCTGTACTCTGTACCTGTCGCTGATTGGGCACAGGACCCAGGTCCCAGCGCAGGGACTGACGTGGGTTACAGGTGACACACTCCTTTGCCTGGGTGGTATGGCTTCTCTCCTGGACTGTGGTTGAGAGAAGTAGCATTTTGTTGGCTGGGCTGGTTCTGGAGAAAGGGACGAATAGGTCTGTCTGTGAGGCACTTCCACTGCCAGTGGGGTGAGAACCCCCAGCCATCAACTTACACTTGCACTTCTCAACCAGGGAGTTTCGTCCCTTGGACATTTCGAGTGACAAATGAGGGGCACTTCTGTCATCTGTCAGGGTCCCATAGCCTCAAACTGACCATATAGCTgaggatcctcctgcctgcacctccccAGCGTTGGGATGCTAGGTGTTTTCTGTAGCGCTGAGGACTGAACTTAGGGCTTtgtccatgctaggcaagcaccctacaaACGGAGCCAGCTCCACCCTAGCCCctggctttctcttctctttgcccAGAATGGCCTTGAGCTCGGATCCTCCAGCCttctctcccgagtgctgggatggcGGTGTGCACCACCGTACTTCTCTCTCAGGGATGCTGCTCTTGGGGAACAGCGCTGTGCACTGTGGGAGGTTTGCAGCTGCCCGCACTTGGGTCAGATTCATGGCTGGAACGATCACAAGGGCTGCTGGAGGGCAGAACATAGGGCAGCCAGGGGCAGTTGGGGATGGTGCTGGTGTCCAGTGAGACGAGACACTGGTTTGATGGCAGCCTGAAACAGCAAGAGTGACTACATAGAAAGATCTAGGCATGGGGTAGGTACATGTTCTACCGTTGAGCTAGAGCCCTAGACTAAGATGTAGGTTGAGTGGCTGGAAtttggagccaggtgtggtggcacactcctgtagtcctagcacgcgggaggaagaggcagaaggtcatcctcagctacatagtgagttcaaggccagcctgatctacgagaccttgtctgaaaaaaaaaaaagaaaaaccttcccCACTCAAAACTAAAGTGTGCttctgggtgatggtggcacacgcctttaatcccagtaatcagaaggcagaggcaggtggatctcttgagtttgaggccaacctggtctacagagtgagtgccaggacagccagggctacacagagaaatcttgacTTGAAAAAAacagctggacgttggtggcgcacacctttaatcccagcactcgggaggcagaggcaggtggatctctgtgagttcaaggccagcctggtctccagagtgagtgccaggataggctccaaagctacacagagaaaccctgtctcgaaacaccaaaaaaaaagaaaaaacaaacaaaagccattgGCCTCCCAGTGCAGCACAAGTAACCCTGAGGGGAAAGAGGCAGAGGGCTGGCTGGAGCCCTGTTCTACAGTGTCCTCACACGCACACACCCTTACCCAATCGATCAGGTCCGCACACActttagggtttgtttgttttctttcttttctttatggttttccgagacagggtttctctgtgtagctttggagcctatcctggcactcactctggagaccaggctggccttgaactcacagagatccacctgcctctgcctcccgagtgctgggattaaaggtgtgcgccaccaacgtccagctgtTTTTTTCAAgtcaagatttctctgtgtagccctggctgtcctggcactcactctgtagaccaggttggcctcaaactcaagagatccacctgcctctgccttctgattactgggattaaaggcgtgtgccaccatcacccagaaGCACACTTTAGTTTTGAGTGgggaaggtttttcttttttttttttcagacaaggtctcgtagatcaggctggccttgaactcactatgtagctgaggatgaccttctgcctcttcctcccgcgtgctaggactacaggagtgtgccaccacacctggctccaaaTTCCAGCCACTCAACCTACATCTTAGTCTAGGGCTCTAGCTCAACGGTAGAACATGTACCTACCCCATGCCTAGATCTTTCTATGTAGTCACTCTTGCTGTTTCAGGCTGCCATCAAACCAGTGTCTCGTCTCACTGGACACCAGCACCATCCCCAACTGCCCCTGGCTGCCCTATGTTCTGCCCTCCAGCAGCCCTTGTGATCGTTCCAGCCATGAATCTGACCCAAGTGCGGGCAGCTGCAAACCTCCCACAGTGCACAGCGCTGTTCCCCAAGAGCAGCATCCCTGAGAGAGAAGTACGGTGGTGCACACCgccatcccagcactcgggagagaaGGCTGGAGGATCCGAGCTCAAGGCCATTCTgggcaaagagaagagaaagccagGGGCTAGGGTGGAGCTGGCTCCGTttgtagggtgcttgcctagcatggacaAAGCCCTAAGTTCAGTCCTCAGCGCTACAGAAAACACCTAGCATCCCAACGCTggggaggtgcaggcaggaggatcctcAGCTATATGGTCAGTTTGAGGCTATGGGACCCTGACAGATGACAGAAGTGCCCCTCATTTGTCACTCGAAATGTCCAAGGGACGAAACTCCCTGGTTGAGAAGTGCAAGTGTAAGTTGATGGCTGGGGGTTCTCACCCCACTGGCAGTGGAAGTGCCTCACAGACAGACCTATTCGTCCCTTTCTCCAGAACCAGCCCAGCCAACAAAATGCTACTTCTCTCAACCACAGTCCAGGAGAGAAGCCATACCACCCAGGCAAAGGAGTGTGTCACCTGTAACCCACGTCAGTCCCTGCGCTGGGACCTGGGTCCTGTGCCCAATCAGCGACAGGTACAGAGTACAGGATATAGAGCCCAGTTTAAGAAGAAAGGCTTTTAAAAGCTCAGAACGAGGGCtgagatggagctggagagagaacACTTGGCTGGAATCCACCAGTGAGGGCTCCAAGCGGGGCTCAGTGGGAGAGAGTATGCCTAGCACCTAAGGGGCCCTGGACTGGAttccatccccaacactgaaGGGTAAGGAAGAAGGCCAAGACAAACCAATTCCACTCCCTCACACCCCCATACCAGATAAAGCCTGCACAGTGAGGGGTCTGTCCCGCCGCTGGCCACAGAAGGCAGCTATGAGGCTCCGGTCTGACTGCACCACACCAGTGTCCAGGAAGCGTGGGAATCCATCAAAGGCCAGGACGTAGCTCAGCTGAAAAGGAACAGAATCAAGAGCTACGGGAGAGGGCAGGGGAATGTGCTTCCAATCTCAGctatgagggagggagaggccggGCAGGACAGTGAGTTCCCTATGAGTCTAGGCTCCATGGTAAGAGCCTATACCAGAGAGAGAACACGAAAGAGCAACCCAGGTCTAGGGGTAGAGCCTTACGTCTGTAATGGAGGCTGCCCCTCCAACCCCATGTGTTGATTAGCACAGACAGTACTCTGGCACCAAACCTCTTCCTCAATACACAGTAGTGGAAACCATTACTAGTGAATCAGCGTAGGCACACGAATTGTAAGAACTGACCATGGCTGGTCTGGGAGGAAGTGTTGGAGGACCTGAAGAATGAGAGGCAGGAGCTCAGGAAATAGAAAGGGAACTGGCAAATGGGAGGATCTTAAAGCCTAGAACAAAGGCCTGGTTGACCCAATGAACAGTTTTAGACATGTAGCATCAAACAGACAGACCAGCGACATTATTCGGGGATCCAGATTGAGAAGGGGACATGGTTCTGGCTGATAAACGGAACCCTGGTCCCCTCAGTGCTCACTGTGCAGGGGGTGCTGCTGTCTGGAGAGAAGGTGAGGGTGAGTGGCGGACAGAGGACCCCAGGAGCACAGGGCTGTAGCTCTTCCGTGGCCGAGACAACCCACACACAATAGGACAGGCCGGGTCCAGCTCTTGCTGCCCCACCACCTGGAGGCAGCTGTCCCCCAAAGCGGCGGGAGCCCAGAGCCACTGAGGACACGTTGGTGAGGAGGGCACGACCCCCACATTCCCGGAAGCAGGAGCCACCAGCTCTGCAGAATAGAGGGGAGACGGTGTCAGACCAGCCCTGTCTGGCCCTCTCTGCCCAGCCCTGCAGGCTCTCGACTTACCGGGGGTCTCCATAGTACCCTGGAGAGCAGATCTGACAATGGGCCCCCTCAGTATGGTCCTGGCAGAAGCAGAGCCCACTGAGGTTATCACAGTGGCCACGGCGTGGGTCTCCATGCCCGTTGCATTGGCAGGGTCGGCAGCCACCAGAGCCTGTTGCGTTGCCAAAACTGCCAGGCCGGCACCGTTCACAATGTTCCCCCCACGTCCAATCTGTGGAGGTCCCAGCAGGTAGGACACAAAGTCAGGAGCAAGGACAGGAAGGGGCCCAGACCCCCTCCCAAGCTGCTTCAAAGAGTCAAACAAGGCCCAGGCCCAGGGAAGATAGGCAAGTCCCAAAAGAGGAGAGTGAGGCCGGACCAGAGAGATGGGACAGGAGTAAGGGACTGGGGTAGGAGGTGGCAGCAGAGCCTGAGGGGAGactcagaaaggaagaagccGGAGTCCTGAAAAGGAAGGAGGGCCCCCACCCAACAAGGCTGTTGCATGAGACTCGGACCGTGGTGGCTTACCCTGGCACTCATCACAGAAGCCAGGTCCCCGCCTGCGGCAGTGGCTGTGAAAGTTGCAGCCACAGTCCCGAGAGCAACGTGGGGGAGGGGGTCCTGGGGCAGGTGTGGGTGGGGGCAGATCAGAGGTCCAACCGAGGTCACACACACAAGTGAAGTCTGGGGGACCGC
Encoded proteins:
- the LOC113838067 gene encoding multiple epidermal growth factor-like domains protein 8, whose product is MAKGPDTENMEEVGRWVAQQEKETRRLQRPGSTRLFPLPGRGHKYAVEIRGQLNGSAGPGHSELTLLWDRTGVPGGSEISFFFLEPYRSSACTSYSSCLGCLADQGCGWCLNSDTCHLRQGRAHCEDDGTGESLLVLVPALCPLCEEHRDCHACTQDPFCEWHQSTSRKGDAACSRRGRGRGALKNPEECPPLCSQRLTCEDCLANSSQCAWCQSTHTCFLFAAYLARYPHGGCRGWDDSVHSEPRCRSCGGFLTCHECLQSHECGWCGNEDNPTLGRCLQGDFSGPLGGGNCSLWVGEGLGLPVALPARWAYARCPDVDECRLGLARCHPRATCLNTPLSYECHCQRGYQGDGITHCNRTCLEDCGHGVCSGPPDFTCVCDLGWTSDLPPPTPAPGPPPPRCSRDCGCNFHSHCRRRGPGFCDECQDWTWGEHCERCRPGSFGNATGSGGCRPCQCNGHGDPRRGHCDNLSGLCFCQDHTEGAHCQICSPGYYGDPRAGGSCFRECGGRALLTNVSSVALGSRRFGGQLPPGGGAARAGPGLSYCVWVVSATEELQPCAPGVLCPPLTLTFSPDSSTPCTLSYVLAFDGFPRFLDTGVVQSDRSLIAAFCGQRRDRPLTVQALSGMGV
- the LOC113838066 gene encoding multiple epidermal growth factor-like domains protein 8; protein product: MAKGPDTENMEEVGRWVAQQEKETRRLQRPGSTRLFPLPGRGHKYAVEIRGQLNGSAGPGHSELTLLWDRTGVPGGSEISFFFLEPYRSSACTSYSSCLGCLADQGCGWCLNSDTCHLRQGRAHCEDDGTGESLLVLVPALCPLCEEHRDCHACTQDPFCEWHQSTSRKGDAACSRRGRGRGALKNPEECPPLCSQRLTCEDCLANSSQCAWCQSTHTCFLFAAYLARYPHGGCRGWDDSVHSEPRCRSCGGFLTCHECLQSHECGWCGNEDNPTLGRCLQGDFSGPLGGGNCSLWVGEGLGLPVALPARWAYARCPDVDECRLGLARCHPRATCLNTPLSYECHCQRGYQGDGITHCNRTCLEDCGHGVCSGPPDFTCVCDLGWTSDLPPPTPAPGPPPPRCSRDCGCNFHSHCRRRGPGFCDECQDWTWGEHCERCRPGSFGNATGSGGCRPCQCNGHGDPRRGHCDNLSGLCFCQDHTEGAHCQICSPGYYGDPRAGGSCFRECGGRALLTNVSSVALGSRRFGGQLPPGGGAARAGPGLSYCVWVVSATEELQPCAPGVLCPPLTLTFSPDSSTPCTLSYVLAFDGFPRFLDTGVVQSDRSLIAAFCGQRRDRPLTVQALSGLLVLHWEANGFSALVIVPAMNLTQVRAAANLPQCTALFPKSSIPEREVRWCTPPSQHSGEKAGGSELKAILGKEKRKPGARVELAPTSPANKMLLLSTTVQERSHTTQAKECVTCNPRQSLRWDLGPVPNQRQVQSTGYRAQFKKKGF